The Anaerobacillus alkaliphilus genome contains a region encoding:
- a CDS encoding sigma factor G inhibitor Gin, with product MTEGHNVEKCSVCELKSQSGIHICDIYICETCEREIVNSDVSDEFYKYYLQKLRKLKHSLLNIS from the coding sequence ATGACTGAAGGGCATAACGTTGAAAAATGTTCCGTATGTGAACTTAAGAGTCAATCCGGTATTCATATTTGTGATATTTATATTTGTGAAACTTGTGAACGTGAAATTGTAAATTCCGATGTAAGCGATGAATTTTATAAGTACTATTTACAAAAATTAAGAAAACTAAAGCACTCTTTATTAAATATTTCCTAA
- a CDS encoding aminotransferase class I/II-fold pyridoxal phosphate-dependent enzyme yields MNQSKRPLYDALVSFSNEAPISFHVPGHKNGTVFSNDAQSLYRSLLAIDVTELSGLDDLHNPTGIIKEAEDLACNLFKSKHCFFLVGGSTVGNLAMIMATCHQGDTVLVQRNSHKSVLNGLRLAKVNPVFIEPSFDHNAQVATCIDEASLIETIKKYPNSRALIITRPNYYGYTNQIDRVVQVAHEHNIVVLVDEAHGAHFGHPSNLLPNSAIHYGADLVVQSAHKTLPAMTMGSFLHFNSGIVDINKVRHYLQLFQSSSPSYPLLASLDLARYFLAELSETELKDTLASIKLFKSHLSNIPQLKVVENAEYDMDPLKVTVQSSCELSGYQLQKLLEEEAIYTELADQNNVLFVMPLIIKNDLQGVCQRIKNKLKNLAVVNAKAKVTPKIINKTSSLALTYEEMEVLEVETVRLENSIGRIVSEAIIPYPPGIPLLISGEKIENKHIDELIELKQAGAYFQGTNIFDEGLKVFKYR; encoded by the coding sequence ATGAACCAAAGTAAAAGACCGCTTTATGATGCTCTAGTTTCATTTTCTAATGAAGCTCCAATATCTTTTCACGTGCCTGGTCATAAAAACGGTACAGTATTCTCGAATGATGCCCAGAGTTTATATCGTTCATTATTAGCAATTGATGTTACTGAACTGAGTGGTCTAGACGATTTACATAACCCTACTGGTATAATAAAAGAAGCCGAAGATCTAGCTTGTAACTTGTTTAAATCGAAACATTGCTTTTTCCTAGTTGGAGGTTCTACCGTCGGCAATCTAGCGATGATTATGGCAACATGCCACCAAGGTGATACAGTACTTGTCCAGAGGAATAGCCATAAATCGGTTCTTAACGGACTTAGATTAGCAAAGGTGAACCCTGTATTTATTGAGCCGAGCTTTGATCACAATGCTCAAGTAGCTACGTGTATAGATGAAGCCAGTTTAATTGAAACAATTAAAAAATATCCTAACTCAAGGGCGTTAATCATCACAAGACCTAACTACTATGGATACACAAACCAAATTGATAGAGTAGTTCAAGTTGCCCACGAGCATAATATAGTAGTTCTTGTTGATGAGGCACATGGTGCTCATTTTGGACATCCATCTAACTTGCTGCCCAATTCGGCTATACATTATGGGGCTGATCTTGTTGTTCAATCAGCTCACAAAACGTTACCAGCGATGACGATGGGCTCATTTTTACACTTCAACAGTGGGATAGTAGATATAAATAAAGTAAGACATTATCTTCAGCTATTCCAATCGAGCAGTCCTTCATATCCATTGTTGGCTTCTCTAGATTTGGCTAGATACTTTTTGGCTGAGCTGTCTGAAACCGAATTGAAAGATACCTTAGCTTCCATTAAATTGTTTAAATCACATTTAAGTAATATCCCTCAACTAAAAGTAGTCGAGAATGCTGAATATGACATGGACCCGCTAAAGGTAACGGTACAATCAAGCTGTGAGTTAAGTGGTTATCAACTACAAAAGCTGTTGGAGGAAGAAGCTATTTATACAGAATTAGCTGACCAGAACAATGTCCTCTTTGTTATGCCATTAATAATAAAAAATGACCTTCAGGGTGTCTGCCAAAGAATAAAGAACAAATTAAAAAATTTAGCTGTTGTAAATGCCAAAGCGAAAGTTACACCTAAAATTATTAATAAAACATCTAGCTTAGCATTAACCTACGAGGAAATGGAAGTACTTGAAGTGGAAACTGTTCGTTTAGAAAACTCAATTGGTAGAATTGTCTCAGAAGCAATCATTCCTTATCCACCAGGTATTCCATTATTAATAAGTGGTGAAAAAATTGAGAATAAGCATATAGATGAATTAATTGAATTAAAACAAGCTGGGGCCTATTTTCAAGGAACTAATATTTTTGACGAGGGTCTCAAGGTATTTAAATATAGATAA
- the tmk gene encoding dTMP kinase has translation MNEKFITFEGGEGAGKTSVIQQLSQILQDENVDFITTREPGGIKISESIRHIILDTNNKEMDGRTEALLYAAARRQHLVERVIPALELGKIVLCDRFLDSSLVYQGIARRLGLEEVYAINSFAIENSLPKLTFYFDIEPEKGLARIAQNKEREINRLDQENLEFHYKVREGYLKLLEMFPERIIKINADRPLEEVVDETKEKLFSYLNIK, from the coding sequence ATGAATGAGAAATTTATTACATTTGAAGGCGGAGAGGGAGCAGGGAAAACATCTGTAATTCAACAGTTATCTCAAATCCTTCAAGATGAAAATGTAGACTTTATTACAACGAGAGAGCCTGGAGGCATTAAGATTTCGGAAAGTATTCGCCATATAATTTTGGATACGAATAACAAAGAGATGGATGGGAGAACAGAGGCCCTACTATATGCTGCTGCGAGAAGACAACATTTAGTTGAGCGCGTCATTCCAGCATTAGAGCTAGGAAAGATCGTGTTATGTGATCGTTTTCTAGATAGTAGTTTAGTCTACCAGGGAATTGCTAGAAGACTTGGGTTAGAAGAGGTCTATGCCATTAATTCGTTTGCCATCGAAAATAGTTTACCAAAGCTTACTTTTTATTTTGATATAGAGCCAGAAAAGGGCCTTGCCAGGATTGCTCAAAATAAAGAACGAGAAATTAATCGCTTAGACCAGGAGAATCTGGAGTTTCACTATAAAGTTCGAGAAGGTTATCTGAAATTACTAGAAATGTTTCCAGAACGTATAATTAAGATTAATGCAGATCGACCGCTAGAGGAAGTTGTAGATGAAACGAAAGAAAAGCTATTCTCCTATTTAAACATCAAATAA
- a CDS encoding cyclic-di-AMP receptor, with product MKLVVAIVQDKDSNNLANALVKGNFKATKLASTGGFLKAGNTTFFIGTEDHKVDDVLTIIRDNCKNRDQLVAPISPMGGNADSYIPYPVNVKVGGATVFVLPVDQFERF from the coding sequence ATGAAACTTGTTGTCGCAATTGTCCAAGATAAAGATAGTAACAACCTTGCTAATGCTCTTGTGAAAGGAAATTTCAAAGCCACAAAACTAGCTAGTACAGGTGGATTTTTAAAAGCTGGTAACACGACGTTTTTTATAGGTACTGAAGATCATAAAGTCGATGATGTATTAACTATTATTAGAGATAATTGTAAGAATAGAGATCAATTAGTAGCGCCAATATCTCCAATGGGAGGAAATGCTGATTCGTATATACCATATCCTGTGAACGTTAAAGTTGGTGGTGCAACTGTGTTTGTATTACCTGTAGATCAGTTTGAGAGATTTTAA
- the holB gene encoding DNA polymerase III subunit delta' produces MTWNEISETQEKVVKIIKNSINKQRLSHAYLFDGSKGTGKRRVALQLAKTFFCQNVQGSNACEKCADCKRIQSGNHPDVHIIQPEGQTIKIEQIRDLKKEFSFRGVESVKKFYIIEDAEKMTVSAANGLLKFLEEPDGQSIAILTTTEVHRILNTILSRVQILSFVPLTPEKLIENLENSGIAKPLAKLLGQLTNDLEEAYQLYHEDWIAQARNIVIQLGEEVCTRPHQVLLTLQETWLPHFKERAQLNLGLDILLLWYRDVLRTLIATDDQLIFVDQIDKLEKHALKSSQQKVSQHMANILEAKRRLSANVNPQLLMEQLMLRLQEG; encoded by the coding sequence ATGACATGGAACGAAATCTCTGAAACTCAAGAAAAAGTAGTGAAGATTATTAAGAACAGTATCAACAAGCAGCGACTTTCACATGCTTATTTATTCGATGGATCAAAGGGAACGGGGAAGAGAAGAGTCGCTTTACAACTTGCGAAAACATTTTTCTGTCAAAATGTTCAAGGATCTAATGCGTGTGAAAAATGTGCAGACTGTAAAAGAATACAATCAGGCAACCATCCAGATGTCCACATAATTCAACCTGAAGGCCAAACAATTAAAATAGAACAAATCCGCGACCTTAAAAAGGAATTTTCCTTTCGTGGTGTAGAATCAGTCAAGAAGTTCTATATCATAGAAGATGCCGAAAAAATGACAGTTAGTGCAGCTAATGGACTGTTGAAATTCTTAGAAGAACCTGATGGACAATCAATAGCAATCTTAACAACGACAGAGGTGCACCGAATTCTAAATACGATTCTTTCTAGAGTCCAAATTCTCTCTTTTGTTCCATTAACGCCAGAAAAACTAATTGAAAACCTCGAAAATAGTGGCATTGCTAAACCGCTTGCTAAGTTATTAGGGCAATTAACGAATGATCTGGAGGAAGCTTACCAGCTTTACCATGAGGATTGGATTGCACAAGCCCGTAACATAGTGATACAATTAGGTGAGGAAGTGTGTACAAGACCACATCAGGTTTTGCTCACTCTTCAAGAAACTTGGTTACCTCATTTTAAGGAGAGAGCCCAGTTGAATTTAGGTTTAGACATCTTGTTACTTTGGTATCGCGATGTTCTTCGTACCTTGATAGCAACAGATGACCAACTTATTTTTGTTGATCAGATCGATAAATTAGAAAAACATGCATTAAAGAGCTCACAGCAGAAGGTTAGCCAACATATGGCTAATATTCTAGAAGCAAAGAGACGATTAAGTGCAAATGTAAATCCTCAATTGTTGATGGAACAATTAATGCTGAGGTTACAGGAGGGATAA